A single region of the Neodiprion pinetum isolate iyNeoPine1 chromosome 5, iyNeoPine1.2, whole genome shotgun sequence genome encodes:
- the LOC124218531 gene encoding uncharacterized protein, which produces MSDTVVQTSASIPSARKRGLSAARVSLKAASSISKTVSNLRQGRAESGQILSGSRTPESIHKSVSIVATDKSASSFQTGTPKPMGNSVPGVEIKARSSAAEEDGEVELKTKTIYIDEFGGRKPEGLRMRPTKFMRKYPELFRSDVSVHPSYTGLLNYPYNVICRQRFHKNKLKMNRQLNREIQNITMTQSLALDGVRVGRTFTVGFPSSALKVPDFATPNDRLRLDRMLVER; this is translated from the exons ATGTCAGACACAGTTGTTCAGACGAGTGCTAGCATTCCAAGCGCTAGGAAGCGAGGATTGAGTGCGGCGAGAGTAAGTCTGAAAGCTGCGTCATCGATATCGAAGACGGTGAGCAACCTTCGACAGGGTAGAGCGGAGTCCGGTCAGATTTTGAGCGGATCACGAACTCCTGAATCGATCCACAAGTCTGTGAGTATAGTAGCAACGGATAAATCTGCGTCAAGCTTTCAAACTGGGACCCCAAAGCCGATGGGAAATTCTGTGCCTGGGGTGGAGATCAAGGCAAGATCAAGCGCAGCTGAAGAAGATGGGGAAGTTGAGCTTAAGACAAAAACGATCTACATAGACGAATTTGGGGGCAGAAAACCTGAAGGTTTAAGAATGCGGCCGACCAAATTTATGAGGAAGTATCCGGAGCTGTTCAGAAGTGATGTCAGCGTACATCCCAGCTACACTGGCCTGCTGAACTACCCGTA caATGTCATATGCCGTCAACGCTTTCACAAGAACAAACTAAAGATGAATCGCCAGTTGAACAGGGAGATACAGAACATAACGATGACCCAAAGTCTCGCCCTGGACGGAGTTCGCGTTGGCAGAACTTTCACTGTCGGATTTCCGTCCTCCGCACTCAAGGTTCCAGATTTTGCGACTCCCAATGACAGGCTTCGTCTCGATAGAATGCTTGTTGAGCGATGA
- the LOC124219721 gene encoding activator of basal transcription 1: MAPEKVARCLETDDENDSDKHEIESEGNDNDENSVTSEVKHESISKPRRKKKRGIIYLSTIPKFMNVTKVREIFSEYGEIGRVYLQPDIPKIEEGKKQKKKKTPFRHFTEGWIEFESKKVAKHVAATLNNKQIDTRKKSKFYDLMWNIKYLPRFKWIHLSERLAYERAVHKQRLRTEIAQAKREANFFSYNVDMSKKLKRKREAGEAMSNFEIPNIKQRDTDMEIRKKKDANNQGQQSGDRAEFIESLFS; this comes from the exons ATGGCCCCTGAAAAAGTTGCACGTTGTTTAGAAACCGACGATGAAAACGATAGCGATAAACACGAGATAGAAAGTGAAGGGAATGACAACGATGAGAATTCGGTAACGTCAGAAGTGAAACATGAATCGATTTCCAAACCCCGGCGTAAGAAGAAACGCGGTATCATATATTTGTCAACGATACCAAAATTCATGAATGTCACCAAGGTTCGGGAGATATTTTCCGAGTACGGGGAAATTGGCAGAGTTTATCTTCAGCCTGATATACCAA AAATTGAGGAGGgcaaaaaacagaaaaagaagaagacacCTTTTAGGCATTTCACAGAAGGTTGGATTGAGTTTGAGAGTAAAAAGGTCGCCAAGCATGTTGCGGCGACGCTGAACAATAAGCAAATAGATACACGAAAGAAGAGCAAGTTTTATGACCTGATGTGGAACATAAAATACCTGCCAAG GTTCAAGTGGATCCACCTCAGTGAGCGTTTGGCGTATGAGCGAGCAGTCCACAAGCAGAGATTGAGAACTGAGATAGCACAGGCCAAGAGAGAAGCAAATTTCTTCTCCTACAATGTTGACATGagcaaaaaattgaagaggAAACGAGAAGCTGGCGAGGCAATgtcgaatttcgaaataccCAATATTAAACAGCGAGACACTGATATGGAaatcaggaagaagaaggatGCAAATAATCAGGGACAGCAGTCAGGCGATAGAGCTGAGTTTATCGAATCGCTGTTTTCATAG
- the LOC124219719 gene encoding cilia- and flagella-associated protein 20, producing the protein MFRNAYQHGFLSILYSCGATPLAIWDKQVKNGYIKRITDDEVKSLVLEIAGTNVATTFISCPQDPKKVLGIKLPFLIMIVKNMKKYFTFEITILDDKDMHRRFRVSNFQSTTRVRPFCTTMPIGLSGGWNQVQFNLADFTRRAYGSNYVETTRMQIHANCRIRRIYYADRLYSEDEMPEEFKLFLPVRRKLTRESKSKPVQRSSLPKQINAAGDQGEQLPDEPPAFTAAVEESKEGEETVEEPPEHNTESAPRKSSSVLKSEGNRKSASIIIKDTVEDDGEEEQRNAGYDQEQGLEEEEAAEAPTEEEAQPATEEMVEIAVTEGG; encoded by the exons ATGTTCCGCAACGCATACCAGCATGGATTTTTATCCATACTTTACAGCTGCGGAGCAACCCCACTTGCCATTTGGGACAAACAA GTGAAAAACGGGTACATTAAACGCATAACGGATGATGAGGTCAAGTCCTTAGTCCTGGAGATAGCTGGGACCAATGTGGCGACGACCTTCATTTCCTGTCCTCAGGATCCGAAGAAAGTTCTGGGGATAAAGCTGCCCTTTTTGATAATGATCGTCAAGAACATGAAGAAGTATTTCACGTTTGAGATAACG ATTCTCGACGACAAGGATATGCACAGGCGGTTTCGAGTGAGTAATTTTCAAAGCACAACAAGGGTTAGGCCATTCTGCACGACGATGCCTATCGGACTCTCGGGTGGGTGGAATCAGGTGCAATTCAACCTCGCTGATTTTACCAGGCGTGCCTATGGCAGCAACTACGTTGAGACGACCAGGATGCAGATACATGCCAACTGCAGGATAAGGAGGATCTACTACGCCGACAG ATTATATTCCGAGGACGAGATGCCTGAGGAATTTAAACTGTTTCTACCAGTTCGTCGAAAGTTGACCAGAGAAAGCAAGAGCAAGCCTGTGCAGCGTTCAAGTCTGCCGAAGCAGATAAATGCTGCAGGCGATCAAGGCGAACAGCTCCCAGACGAACCTCCAGCCTTTACAGCTGCTGTAGAGGAGAGCAAAGAAGGTGAAGAAACAGTGGAGGAACCACCGGAGCACAATACCGAATCTGCGCCGCGGAAGTCGAGCTCAGTTCTAAAGTCGGAAGGCAATCGAAAAAGTGCCAGCATCATAATCAAAGATACCGTCGAAGACGACGGCGAGGAGGAGCAACGAAACGCTGGATATGATCAGGAACAGGGTCTGGAAGAGGAAGAAGCGGCTGAAGCTCCCACGGAGGAAGAAGCTCAGCCAGCGACCGAGGAAATGGTCGAGATCGCCGTGACGGAAGGAGgctga